Proteins co-encoded in one Corylus avellana chromosome ca9, CavTom2PMs-1.0 genomic window:
- the LOC132162307 gene encoding uncharacterized protein LOC132162307 — protein MASPWKFVLVVVAMLVGLIAFVSGNAALINNVCSKTGDPVYCHKCYNMYSRSSHEDVKALGRTSLDCASLESITVTGLVDKFVVNATNKAMKNSYIDCALKLRSGDDQITGALKSFQNARYAVASNQMLVALNAARQCSTQLQKFRLSPALGNELRTLQGFCAAANGVLKQIH, from the coding sequence ATGGCTTCCCCTTGGAAATTTGTTCTCGTTGTTGTGGCCATGCTTGTTGGCCTCATTGCATTTGTGAGTGGAAATGCAGCACTAATAAACAACGTGTGCAGCAAAACTGGAGACCCCGTGTATTGCCACAAGTGCTACAACATGTACAGCCGAAGCTCCCATGAGGATGTCAAAGCCCTCGGAAGAACATCCCTCGATTGTGCTAGCCTCGAGTCAATAACCGTGACGGGTCTCGTGGATAAATTTGTGGTCAATGCCACAAACAAGGCCATGAAGAATTCGTACATTGATTGTGCGTTGAAGCTTCGTTCTGGGGATGACCAGATAACGGGTGCACTCAAGAGCTTTCAGAATGCACGTTATGCGGTGGCTAGCAACCAGATGTTAGTTGCTCTCAATGCTGCCCGGCAGTGCAGCACTCAGCTGCAGAAATTTAGACTCTCTCCAGCTCTTGGAAATGAATTACGTACGCTTCAGGGTTTCTGTGCAGCCGCCAACGGAGTTCTCAAACAAATTCATTGA